The Amphiura filiformis chromosome 6, Afil_fr2py, whole genome shotgun sequence genome segment catatcatgctctcacccaatgaccccatattttttacattttgctctcaccgaatgccccttactgcgaaagtgccagccctacacctatattcatttcatattgaagtgccacccCCCGGGGACTGATTTTGAGCTGCGGGATTGTTTCTATCATGTTTCTACTATTCCAATCCCCCAGAAGATAATGTTCTCTGCACCATAttgcatggtaaaagaagacctgaaaGGAAGGCAAAGCATATCCTATTGGTCTTATGTACAAAAACTGTTGGGAGACTTCAACAACTTTTCagctgaatgaaatgaaatgaatgatatATTGAAGATTTGATAACAATCCACAGTGTTATGGGCCTACCTAAGTCACTGATATGATATACACAATAAACCTACCATCAAAGAAAGCACTACCTTGTTGATATGTCTCATTTGATGTCATCTGTGGTGAAAGTCTTGATAAACTAACATCCTCATAATCATGTGAGCTCACTGATCCTGTGCCTGAACCATTTCGCCGTCTTGCTGTGCACTCTGCAttctgatgatgatgttgttgttggtaTCTCTGTGCATGTTCAAATGAGTCATTTAGATATCTATGTAAAATGGAATGTTGGCTCTTGTGATGTGCGCCCTCATCGTGAGGTGAATCTGGACTCATATACTCTGCTGACATGTGAGGATCTTGTGACATAGTAGAGGGCGGTCTTGATGAGTAGTTACTGACAGTTTCATAGCAGTTGAGTTGTGAGACGGTCATATCGTCTGCGACTTCTTCATCTGTGGAGGAAAAAGAAGAATATGCCTATATTATTTACCTATCAAATACTTGTATAGCTGTTAATATTAAACCAATCCAACGCAATGTACATGTAGCCTACATACATAacatatcaatgtaggcctataggcctaacccTCTTCACATGCAGTGCAGACGACATgttccaatttaaaaaaaaatatcagaattgtacAACTGCATGACCTTATTTTGAATcagccaggcggcggatgacatgatcgagccggcaactcgtgaaaccgcccggccgtatggcattttccatatactcggttagttttgtggggttcattatcgaaccccaacggttttagcttgtatttatattatttatcaacataggcctatttgtttgtgatatttcaagcgttttaaaatttcaaaataatcccattcaattacacggttgacgatgaaaatttactgaatttagggactgcacgtcatacaccacctggaatcagcatgaaaaatgcattaaaatgagtgcaaacaagcccaatattggttcagtggttcttgagatagcttttgataatTTTGGAACATATCCCAAAACGTggtgttgaagcctatggccagaaCAAAACGTCGCATGTTGATCATTCATTTCACCTTCGAAACAACGCAGAACACAAACCTCATTGTTGACAGGCCCAAATACAAGATGATTTCAAACCAATCAACATCTCGTACTGAAAAGCAAATTATATCTGTACATCCTTGTTCAGAAATTCCCAAATCTCTCAGGGAACTAATCATGaacgcaggggcgtagcaagagcataaTGGGCCATGGAAAAGAAGCAATGCGGGCCTTTTAAacatctttctttctcttttccccccttatttcattttcgctatTGCTCGGGGCCCCTGGACTTCGTGCACCCTCTCCACCAGCTGGTATACGCCCCTGTCGGTGGACGTATCCCTTGCCCAATATTATGAATAAATAAGAATAATGTACCTTCAAATGCGACATCTGAAATGGATGATGCAGAGGAGCAGATGCTGAGTCTTTCTGCGTTGCCAGTGACATGACTGTTGTACATTTTGATACGTTTACTCCAGCTCAAGCCAGGATGACGTACGGTATTCTTCAGACGTCTTCGGGCGTTTGCGAACCAGTTGGATACCTGGAATATTAAGACAGCGTAATTTTAAGTAAGTCAACATATTCAAGACATTTTCATTTTATCTTGTCCGAGAGGAGCATAATAGAACACATTTTGAGGCTGTGTTAAATTGTCAGTTTTAATCTATGTACCTAATCTAGTtaccaaattagcatattttgagacaaaaacctaatggaatttgaagaccgtGAATTGTCACTCTCCACCAAATCATATCACTCTGATTACCAGTTCCGAGGAATTGCACTCCGGCAACCTGGGACTGTCGGCCGGCCGGACAGACGGAATGACGAATGGACGAACAGatggacggacaaccagaaaaCATATACCTAAGGCTTTTTCCTCCTGGGTGCATGACATGACACCAATATTCTGGACCGATCAGTTGgagcaaattttatttttttgatttgaGGTGGGGCAGATGCACTGGGTGCCTgaggtttttttttgctcagatggcgaGACAATTCTTCAAAAACCTACCACGCCCCCGGGACCAcgccccttgatatctaatggtgcgtcttttaggtgttaaaagggcatttcgtgatccacagcctcatggccccacttttctcaaaaaaagttgagatttttatatcactggaatactctggctacataatgtttatgtacaaaatatttcttgcagattaattcgtttagtaaagatatcgcgaaatttgaatttcgttctggtgcaccagaacgaaattacaacgtaatgtctatggagcagtgtaatatacacataatcatgcataactcgcaaacgcaaaatcggaatcaactgaaattttgggaatatgcttttttcgtggatatgttctgaaaaatgtcataaaaagaggatgctaggatcacgaaatactcctttaatatcccTCTGACATGAGCAGTTGTATCGTCATTtggattatttttttaattatgtgTATTGTGTAGGCCCCGGTgtgtatatagggcctatacttACTTTCATAGCCAGTTTATATTACAGATCCCGGGTGGATACGGGCTTGAATCAAGACTAGCACCCAGGTTGAAAACTTACTTGCACCAGCGTCATTTGTGAGCCGACAGCTAACAGTGCTTTCTCTGTCTTGGTGGGATACGGGTTATCTTTGTGCTCATAGAGCCAAGCTTTCAATGGCTTAGCCATGTCCTGCAATGTCTGTCGCTTCTGTCGCATCCTCTCCGTCAATAAAATAGGTCTCctaaacaacaaacaaatatataacaaaaaacaaagatgATAAAGAGGCTTAAAACTTTAAACGTGTCTTTCTGACAGGGATATTGGGGCGTATAGCCAGCTATCTGGGGGGGGGGAAACATTTCGCAGGCAAAGACGAAAAATAATTCccagttgcatcattttgacccggtattttaggtgggatatagcctatataaattataaaaaggGAATATTTGGACAATGTGCGCAAAAATTTGGTTTAatactattttggcccataatcGGAGTGAATTGTCTGTGAATTTTGGTGAAAAGGgtgctcctttccccttttcttcATTTTCTTTAGCCATCCcaatttcctctttcattttttgtcaggggggcactttttcatttttgtcaggggacaCTCGGGGGAGTTGGAAATTATACCCATGTAATGgggggactcataattattgcaattaTATCACAAGTAGGCCTAAAGTATTtattaaatggtcataaaaagctTAGGAGAACAGTTcgaaaatgcttaaatatgcaacgTTTGcgggggggtaaagattttttggcaggccgggtaatttttttctgcaaccatgaCGGGACGCCAAAATTTTATAacccataggaacacataggaaaggtttagggttaggataggcctaagtgttagggttagggtttataggcctaggatttaataaaattttgcgtcccgttatggatgcagaaaaaaaaacccgcaGGCCCGGGAAGCGATTTCTGGCAGGTTGAGAATGGGgagttggaaattttacccctgggggcatcataattaggcctaaaaattttACTTCTTTTTCCACCGAGGTGGGGCAATTTTTTTGATGGCAAGAcaaattttcttttcaaaaactTAAATATCCAGCCCccaatatctaatggtgcgtcccttatgtgGTTCtagtttaggccaaataaaaaaaaaattcgttTCGCGCCCATCTCACTCCCCTCGATCTGTGcatatttgttttttcaatgttcATATCAAATTGTTGAAATACTTCAGTAAAACGTATATAATGCAAGTTAATTAGTCAGTAAGAATCACTTGTAGTGGAAGGGATTTAACCCTTCATAAAAATTAAAACTGGACCTTATCATTTTCCTGAAAACTGCTAGCAAAATCAGTTTGCATGTCAATTTTACGTGAAAACTCCTATATTTGTTACTTttatagcaacaacaacaacaacaacaaacacctccctccctcttCACTGTTCAACATGTAAGGACGTGAAACCCTTttcaattttttaggcctttataataataaaattggcTTTACAAAATAATTACTAGGCCTATCTAAAAATAGGTCTTATATAGGGAGCCTACATGTTTTGCACATTAACAAGTGCCCAGCTGATTTATATTTACTCACGGGTTTGTGGGTACGAATAAACAATCGTTGACACAGTGTCTATGCACGCGTGAAAACACCCATTGTGTTCACTGTTTATTTTTCAGGCAAATTACATTTTGTATTTGCCCTACTTATAATCCGGGCTAAATGTGTGAGTACCAATTGTATCTTCCCAGTTTGTTCATGATTCATCACGGTGGCAAATTGCGTTGGAAGACATGCATTAAAATATTCCAAAGCATTTATCTTATTCCGGGCTCCAACTTAATCTGAACAAGTGACAAGCAGTTTTGcatataaaaattattttatacaaaaatatattcCTCGGTTTTCTGCAATGTTTTGATAGACACATCACATCATTTAATTCCAGTGGCCCTTTTGTTTCTACGTTGCCTTGGGCCTTTGAGCCTGGACTGTTTGAACATTTTAGTATGGTTTGAATGGTAATTTGACTCTGATCAGCCATGAACGGGCAAGGTCAACATATGTGATATGTACATAGCAACTtccatgttttacattttgttgAACATGCTATTTATTAAAATGCTATTTTATGTCGGAAACAAAACCTTCTATCTATCGTGTTTACTGTGAAATCTTGGTTGGCGTTgacattactacatgtatactacaATTTACAAAGCATACGATGATGGGAAAGAGATATTTTTCTTCAAAGGAAATCAAAATCTGGATAGCATGAAGTATATAATGTtacgtgccccccccccatcacaATGTTATTTTGTCCATTAaataagtgtttacaaatgaaTGAAGATATTTAACATACTAGTATATTGCTGATTTTGCACCGAGAAAACGCAATATATGCAGGCCTTTAAAAACATCAGGACATAAAGAAGTTCCTTTGTTTTCCACCTGTCAAACAGCATGTAGCACCAATATGGTATCACAGTCAATACAGTCAAGTCGGTCGGGGAGTCGGGGTCAGAAAAAGTTTGACAAGCTCTCCAAACCACAACGATTAACTTTTTGTTCTTTGTAAAACACGGGCTGAATCATagcagtttatagaattaaaatgaaTCAAAACCAGCGTACTGCACCATGAATCAACGATTAGTGATCGTTTTGAAATCATTTGCATGTGAACTTGAACCACTGAGAAAAGTGGTTTGTATGGAGCTAGCTGGGTAGACCCGTACAACTTGGTGATATTGCTATGTATTTTATAATGCCTTGAAATTGTTGTTTTGTCTGTTTAACAAAACACAcctaaaaacaacattttgaataaaaacaacaacaaaaaacaaacaaacaaaaaacaaaaaaaaccatgttCTTGGTACCAACAGATAATAAACCAAGTCAAATAGTCCCTACTTTTAAGTACTTAGTTATGTTATAAATATCGGATTTTTTTTGTAAAGGAATGTCAAATACGACCCAGCAAACGTTATACGTTTTACAAACATGTGTGAATTTATTTAGATGGAAGACTATgttttcaatataggcctaccaatacCTGTTTCCTCTTGTTCTCATGCCCCGATCATGCCGAACATCCAACATGTTGTCTGACATCTCTGCTGATCTGTTGATGTCATTCTCTCCATTCTCTCTGTCGCATGTTGAAAGTTCATCATCACTCTGTTCATCATCATCTTGTGCTACATCACAACTAGCATTCCCACTGCCAGCAATACATGATAGATTCGGTACCACAAAAGTGTGCACATCTGATTCCACCGTTGGCTCAAGTGTTTTGGGTTCCACTTTTTGGACACTCTCTTTCCCATGTTTACGTTGTATCTCCTCCATATTTGACTCCTGAAAGTGGTATAAATTCTCAGCTTGTTGCACCACTGGCTTACCACCACTATAGTCGTGTTGTCTTGCAAACTGCCCTTGGCTAATCATTATCACCCTGCTTGACAAAGTTAATCCACACTCACTGTATCGGAATGTTTTGTCCCTAAACTTTTCTGTCTACCACAGCGATCTCTGTCAAGAGATGTAGAGCAAAGTTGATATCGCAAAGATGAACTTTCTTAAAGTTTATCTCTAAAACAAACGCTACCCTTGTGTTAAATGGGCTTGGCGTAAGCAATGTATCATGAATTCGAAACTTTAGAAGGTAAATTAAGAGTCGAATAAACACAAAACATGGGTAACATACGAGTCCAGTTTCGCCAGTCTACTGATGTTATTGTATGTAATCGGGCCTCATCACAGCGTGCCAAAAGCTTTCACAACCAAAACATAGCCACATGTAAATAAAACTTACTGAGAAACAGACTCTGTTACAAATCTGACAAGAACGATCTGGTAATAAACAGGTATTGTGGTCGGATCAGCTGATTTGAGTCAGAGTTTGAGGTTGTTAAAGGGACAATGACGCATGCGTGTTGGTATTTTTTCTTGGGACAGGGGAAGTCAATAAAAATGGTttgtttgaccaaacacattgaaGGTATTTTGTTATTCACACGGTTAATTATTTTAGATGCGGGACTATATGGGAAAAACATGCCCTATGAAATGTGAACTCTTCCCGGCTTCTCTTTTTATAGTttttggaaaaaagaaaagaaaagtgcgTATGGGATTCAAAGTGTTCTTTTatactagcatcctctttttacgacatttttcagtagatatccacgaaaaaagcgtattgccaaaatttcagttttgcgtttgcgagttatgcatgatgtgtTAGGCCTATTTCTGCTCCATAGACATgacattgtaatttcgttctggtataccagaacggtGTTCAAATTggacgatatttttgccaaacgaattaatctgcaagaaatttcttTCACTAGGTCACATGACATGTATATTATGTATTTAACCCGAAAGTGCTTTTCAATCTTCTAGTTGgagaaagtattttttattttatagtattttttattttatagtaTTAATTTTGTACTTTTATGCTTTTGTGTGTGCTTATGTTTGACGATAACCTGTTTGTTTGGTTTTAAAAGTCAATAAATTTGACCACTTGGTCAAGCTAATCTGTAA includes the following:
- the LOC140155468 gene encoding homeobox protein Mohawk-like isoform X2, giving the protein MISQGQFARQHDYSGGKPVVQQAENLYHFQESNMEEIQRKHGKESVQKVEPKTLEPTVESDVHTFVVPNLSCIAGSGNASCDVAQDDDEQSDDELSTCDRENGENDINRSAEMSDNMLDVRHDRGMRTRGNRRPILLTERMRQKRQTLQDMAKPLKAWLYEHKDNPYPTKTEKALLAVGSQMTLVQVSNWFANARRRLKNTVRHPGLSWSKRIKMYNSHVTGNAERLSICSSASSISDVAFEDEEVADDMTVSQLNCYETVSNYSSRPPSTMSQDPHMSAEYMSPDSPHDEGAHHKSQHSILHRYLNDSFEHAQRYQQQHHHQNAECTARRRNGSGTGSVSSHDYEDVSLSRLSPQMTSNETYQQDFSSSDISTAIKNRLDSSLSSKEEEDTYWKEINAALALTNMARSCRQQLPIVSCFR
- the LOC140155468 gene encoding homeobox protein Mohawk-like isoform X1, whose translation is MISQGQFARQHDYSGGKPVVQQAENLYHFQESNMEEIQRKHGKESVQKVEPKTLEPTVESDVHTFVVPNLSCIAGSGNASCDVAQDDDEQSDDELSTCDRENGENDINRSAEMSDNMLDVRHDRGMRTRGNRRPILLTERMRQKRQTLQDMAKPLKAWLYEHKDNPYPTKTEKALLAVGSQMTLVQVSNWFANARRRLKNTVRHPGLSWSKRIKMYNSHVTGNAERLSICSSASSISDVAFEDEEVADDMTVSQLNCYETVSNYSSRPPSTMSQDPHMSAEYMSPDSPHDEGAHHKSQHSILHRYLNDSFEHAQRYQQQHHHQNAECTARRRNGSGTGSVSSHDYEDVSLSRLSPQMTSNETYQQGSAFFDDFSSSDISTAIKNRLDSSLSSKEEEDTYWKEINAALALTNMARSCRQQLPIVSCFR